CTCTTCCATGCCTTGCTTAATGCCATTAACAAAATCAAGACGGTGTGCTCTTCGGTTCCAGTTCCTTTCATTGATATGATTATTTTATCTGACATCTGGGGCTCTCCTTTCATGATTGTGGAAAGTGGTCCCTTTACAAGGTCAACAAGATATCTTTGCGCGTTTTCATCAGATGATTCGTATAGTTCAGAAATGTTTTTGATGTTTTGGGCCAAAAGGCTGCGCCATAGCTTTATCACTTCTGGCGGTGCCTTTGTTGCCTGCCCCAAGATATCCACAGCATCAAGGGGTTCTAGCATGTTAAATGGATCAAATCCAAACTCTTTACTCTCAGTAATCTGGATTGCATCCAATCCGAGATATGATGCTATTTTGTAATATTCACCCATCGGGTCAATTACAAAACAAAAACAATCAGGATATTTTTCAATCAATCTTTTGAGCAAAATTTTCACAGTAAATGATTTTCCTGAACCGCTTTTGCCAATTATTGCAAAATTATAGTTTGTCCTTTTTGCAGGATCATAAATTACAGGAGCACCTGTATTGACATTTATTCCAAGCACCACACCATTTGGAACCTCCAGCATGTCTGCTGAAACAAACGCATAAAGAATTGCAGTGCTTCCAATATCCATTGAAAGTCTTGCACCCCATCCATTAATCATGGCAGCCTGCTTTGATGGAGTTGATGTGAATCTTCCACCAGCAATACTTGCATTTTTTCTAAAGTCTTTGACAGCTTTTTTCATCTCCCTCATTGTTGGACCTATGATTGTACAGTTTACGGCAACATGAAATAATGATGTCTGGCTTTTTTGAAGCGCAGTCTTTATTGCATCAACTTTTTGGCATTCCTCAAGAATTTTTTTGGATCTGGTTGCAAGTTCATAGAGCATCTTGGATTTTGAATCCATTATCTTGATTGCCTTGTCTTGGGTGATTGGTGTGATGTAGATATCAATTCTACTGCATGCAGAAAAAATTGAATGAATCCAGGCAGAAGGCAGAGATGATGGAACTGAATACAACGTCATGCATTTACCATATGCATCAGGACCTGTCTTGTTTGGAATCCTGAAATGTCTTAGATGCTCTTTTGATATCTCATAGGATGCATGTTCCTCATCAATAGAGTATTCAAATTTTAATCTGTCAAAGATGTCATCAAGTGGCTCTTGGGATGACATCTGAATCTGAATGATTGGCATGTCAGTTATCACACCCTCAATTGGAACTGGCAGCATCTTTCTTGAGAAAATGATGTGAATCTCCTTCTCAATTACACGCAAGATGTCAAAGAATTCCCCTAGTTTTCGGACTTGTTTTTCCTCAGGAAGTGTAATGAAATTGGTCGCAGTTACAGTGTAAAAATATTTGAATCTCTTTAAATTCACAAAATTAAACTATGGGTTCCTTTTAAAGTCGACAAAATTTACATGTGTGTCTGAAGACAAACTCCAAAAATTTATCATTACACGAATTGATTCACAAACATTACCAATTGATGTAATTGATCAATATTGTGTGGGAGAATGTACAATCTACATTACAAAAGATGGGGAGTACATAATCCAGGAGCCTCATGTGAGCGAAGAAGGATTCAATCTATGGTAGGACATGATGCAGTATTTGCATTATTCACTTCCTCCAAACATTGAAGATGTTGAAAAAATAGAATTGGTTACAAGACACATGCAAAATGAAGCAATTGGTTCTGGAAACACATCTGCATGGGAGAAAGAAAAACCCCAGCTTGAATACTATCTGAAAAGGGATTTGGTCGGATATGAGTTAATTGATGTCTTGATGAATGATGAAATGATAATTTTAGATTCTAAAGATTCTCAATTATAATTTTATTCGGTTATGTTCAGAGAGTTTTTCGCAATGCTTCATTTAGAGTTTGAGAATAACTACATGATGTTTGCTCTTTTTGGATTGTTTTTGCTTGACGTGTTCTAAGTTTCTTGTCCAGATCATCATCAATCATTATTGTTATACGTTTTCTCATGTAATACAGTATGAACATATGGGATATAAAGTAATAGCAAATGTCCCAATTGTGGAATTCATTTCGTTGTTTTAAAAATTACTACTTGTAGCTAATGACTTCATTTTTGTGGATTGTCTTGTAGTGATGTCTAAGAAAACCTTTTCCCTGCAATGTCTTGTTGCAGATTTTGCATTTTACCCTGTTTCCCAAAGTATTATTCTCATAAATCATTAATTATTAGAATTATTCGCTGATCTATTGTTCTGGGTTTTCTTTTGTATCTCTTAATTTTCTCATTGCATACTCTATTGCATGAGAATAATTGGCATATTCGCCCTTCTTAATTTCGCCTTCCATCCAGTCAAAAAGCTCGGACATCATGGTAATGCTGAGTTTTCGTTTAGGCATGAATGGTAGTATGAGAAAATATTATTAAGGACTCATGCGATAGATAAGGATAAGTCATGATTTATACTGCTATTAGAAAATCTAAGAAGGCAAGCAATGATAATCCATCACGAGATGAACTAATCATCAAGGCACAACTGGAACAATGGGTTTGCGATGTTAAGAAAAAAGCAGAACTAGAACAAAGACTGAAAAAAGCATTTGAGAATTCAAAGAGTCATGTTTCATCATTGAGTGAAACCTGACATACTCCACTAGCTAAAGCATCGCGGGTTCTGCTTTTCATTCGGTTCCGTCCTCATCTGTTGCCATCAGAGCGGGTTTTGCAGAAACCAGCGGTTGCCGAGTTTTATGGCCACAGTCGTCTGCTGCGTTGCCATTCTGGGGGTATCAGTGCTCCCTTTGCATACATCTCTTTCTGCATGCAATCGAGATACACCATGTGGCTCAACATGATACGACGACATGTCAAATACCGGTGTTCTCAACCTCCCTTTGGAAGTTTCAAGAGGTCCAGAGTGTTCAAGTGATTCCCTAAAGACCGAATCGGTGCGACGTAGGGGATCTCCATACCGGACATTATTGGCAGTGGTATGGTTTTGATAGATTTAACAATATTGTTGTGCTTTGCTTTGAGTTGTGGTGTGCTCGCTTTCATCCCGACTCTAAAGAGTTAGGGCTTTCCCGCTCGCATTTGTAAAAATCAAATCTCACATTATTGTAGAATTATCAAAACATTATAACAAAAATTGTATTATATATTGATCCATGTTTTCCGTAGGATGCATCAGTAATGTTTTATGTGGTCAAAAATGAAAAAAATCTCCCAATATTCATGATCTCATATGATTATCGATTTTGAAAATCATCTCTAGTCTAAATTTAGATAACCTGTCTAGTTGTTTTGTTATGGGT
This genomic window from Nitrosopumilus ureiphilus contains:
- a CDS encoding VirB4 family type IV secretion system protein — translated: MNLKRFKYFYTVTATNFITLPEEKQVRKLGEFFDILRVIEKEIHIIFSRKMLPVPIEGVITDMPIIQIQMSSQEPLDDIFDRLKFEYSIDEEHASYEISKEHLRHFRIPNKTGPDAYGKCMTLYSVPSSLPSAWIHSIFSACSRIDIYITPITQDKAIKIMDSKSKMLYELATRSKKILEECQKVDAIKTALQKSQTSLFHVAVNCTIIGPTMREMKKAVKDFRKNASIAGGRFTSTPSKQAAMINGWGARLSMDIGSTAILYAFVSADMLEVPNGVVLGINVNTGAPVIYDPAKRTNYNFAIIGKSGSGKSFTVKILLKRLIEKYPDCFCFVIDPMGEYYKIASYLGLDAIQITESKEFGFDPFNMLEPLDAVDILGQATKAPPEVIKLWRSLLAQNIKNISELYESSDENAQRYLVDLVKGPLSTIMKGEPQMSDKIIISMKGTGTEEHTVLILLMALSKAWKRITELLPTKKKILLIDEGWMLFKMQGAEKYIDMIVRMGRKLNVTFIFVSQKVEDLANEKGGYGRIIDNIETKVLMLMEEDAAAKAGKILQLSLHEVDQITSFDVGNGIFITKKHRLHVKFEATPEEKEIHFNTAPETENPSEQ